From the genome of Phalacrocorax aristotelis chromosome 15, bGulAri2.1, whole genome shotgun sequence, one region includes:
- the RNFT2 gene encoding E3 ubiquitin-protein ligase RNFT2 isoform X2 codes for MQRRHSSNTDSVPPERNRSQTVSSETSVDESGVFESLKAEASSPQQLFSGLAGIPSGTITATPFQSGLVLGSSAGGGEVFIQMPAPREEGTSRTEGAPFHHRQSSHHFHHGHHRGSSLLHMAGGDRHGHAEEGSDEQAGTPAPALSELKAVIGWLQKGLPFILILLAKVCFQHKLGIAVCIGMASTFAYANSTLREQVALKEKRSVLIVFWILAFLTGNTLYLLYTFSSQQLYNSLIFLKPNLERLDFFDLMWIVGIADFVLKYLTIALKCLIVALPKIILAVKSKGKFYLVIEELSQLFRSLVPIQLWYKYIMGDDPSSSYFLGGILIILYSLCKSFDICGRVGSVRKALKVLCTPQTYGVRATSQQCSEAGDICAICQAEFREPLILMCQHVFCEECLCLWFDREKTCPLCRSVTVETLRCWKDGTTSAHFQVY; via the exons ACAGTCAGTTCTGAAACCAGCGTAGATGAAAGCGGAGTTTTTGAAAGTCTGAAGGCTGAAGCTTCCTCACCACAGCAGCTGTTCTCAGGCCTGGCAGGCATCCCATCAGGCACCATCACAGCCACGCCATTCCAGTCAGGTTTGGTTCTGGGCTCTTCAGCAGGAGGTGGGGAAGTATTCATTCAGATGCCAGCCCCAAGGGAGGAAGGGACCAGTCGTACAGAAGGAGCCCCATTTCACCACCGGCAGTCGTCCCACCATTTCCACCATGGCCATCACCGGGGTTCATCTCTACTGCACATGGCAGGAGGGGACCGCCATGGGCATGCTGAGGAGGGCAGTGATGAGCAAGCTGGAACTCCAGCCCCAGCTCTTTCAGAGTTAAAAGCTGTGATTGGATGGCTACAGAAGGGACTTCCCTTCATCCTGATCCTCCTGGCTAAAGTTTGTTTCCAGCATAAGCTTG GGattgctgtgtgcattggtatGGCCAGCACATTCGCATATGCCAACTCCACACTCCGAGAACAGGTTGCTCTGAAG gagaagagatcagtgttGATTGTCTTCTGGATCCTGGCCTTTCTCACTGGAAACACCTTGTACTTGCTTTACACATTCAGCTCTCAGCAGCTGTACAACAG CCTCATATTTCTGAAACCCAACCTTGAGAGGCTGGACTTCTTTGACCTGATGTGGATTGTGGGGATCGCAGACTTTGTACTGAAGTACCTCACCATCGCGTTGAAATGCCTAATTGTTGCCCTGCCTAAGATCATCCTAGCTGTCAAGTCCAAG ggAAAGTTTTATCTGGTTATTGAGGAGCTGAGCCAGCTGTTCCGCTCCCTTGTTCCCATCCAGCTATGGTATAAATACATCATGGGAGACGATCCATCCAGCAGCTACTTCCTAGGTGGGATCCTGATCATCCTGTATAGCCTCTGCAAG TCTTTTGACATCTGTGGTCGTGTGGGAAGTGTCCGGAAGGCACTGAAGGTCCTTTGCACCCCACAG ACCTATGGAGTTCGTGCTACCAGCCAGCAGTGCAGTGAGGCAGGTGACATCTGTGCCATTTGCCAAGCAGAATTCAGGGAACCTTTGATCCTTATGTGCCAG CACGTGTTCTGTGAAGAATGCCTCTGCCTCTGGTTTGACAGGGAGAAGACCTGTCCTCTTTGTCGTTCTGTCACAGTAGAAACCCTGCGTTGCTGGAAGGATGGCACCACCTCTGCTCATTTCCAGGTGTATTAA
- the RNFT2 gene encoding E3 ubiquitin-protein ligase RNFT2 isoform X1, protein MLSVLCFKVLRKMQRRHSSNTDSVPPERNRSQTVSSETSVDESGVFESLKAEASSPQQLFSGLAGIPSGTITATPFQSGLVLGSSAGGGEVFIQMPAPREEGTSRTEGAPFHHRQSSHHFHHGHHRGSSLLHMAGGDRHGHAEEGSDEQAGTPAPALSELKAVIGWLQKGLPFILILLAKVCFQHKLGIAVCIGMASTFAYANSTLREQVALKEKRSVLIVFWILAFLTGNTLYLLYTFSSQQLYNSLIFLKPNLERLDFFDLMWIVGIADFVLKYLTIALKCLIVALPKIILAVKSKGKFYLVIEELSQLFRSLVPIQLWYKYIMGDDPSSSYFLGGILIILYSLCKSFDICGRVGSVRKALKVLCTPQTYGVRATSQQCSEAGDICAICQAEFREPLILMCQHVFCEECLCLWFDREKTCPLCRSVTVETLRCWKDGTTSAHFQVY, encoded by the exons ACAGTCAGTTCTGAAACCAGCGTAGATGAAAGCGGAGTTTTTGAAAGTCTGAAGGCTGAAGCTTCCTCACCACAGCAGCTGTTCTCAGGCCTGGCAGGCATCCCATCAGGCACCATCACAGCCACGCCATTCCAGTCAGGTTTGGTTCTGGGCTCTTCAGCAGGAGGTGGGGAAGTATTCATTCAGATGCCAGCCCCAAGGGAGGAAGGGACCAGTCGTACAGAAGGAGCCCCATTTCACCACCGGCAGTCGTCCCACCATTTCCACCATGGCCATCACCGGGGTTCATCTCTACTGCACATGGCAGGAGGGGACCGCCATGGGCATGCTGAGGAGGGCAGTGATGAGCAAGCTGGAACTCCAGCCCCAGCTCTTTCAGAGTTAAAAGCTGTGATTGGATGGCTACAGAAGGGACTTCCCTTCATCCTGATCCTCCTGGCTAAAGTTTGTTTCCAGCATAAGCTTG GGattgctgtgtgcattggtatGGCCAGCACATTCGCATATGCCAACTCCACACTCCGAGAACAGGTTGCTCTGAAG gagaagagatcagtgttGATTGTCTTCTGGATCCTGGCCTTTCTCACTGGAAACACCTTGTACTTGCTTTACACATTCAGCTCTCAGCAGCTGTACAACAG CCTCATATTTCTGAAACCCAACCTTGAGAGGCTGGACTTCTTTGACCTGATGTGGATTGTGGGGATCGCAGACTTTGTACTGAAGTACCTCACCATCGCGTTGAAATGCCTAATTGTTGCCCTGCCTAAGATCATCCTAGCTGTCAAGTCCAAG ggAAAGTTTTATCTGGTTATTGAGGAGCTGAGCCAGCTGTTCCGCTCCCTTGTTCCCATCCAGCTATGGTATAAATACATCATGGGAGACGATCCATCCAGCAGCTACTTCCTAGGTGGGATCCTGATCATCCTGTATAGCCTCTGCAAG TCTTTTGACATCTGTGGTCGTGTGGGAAGTGTCCGGAAGGCACTGAAGGTCCTTTGCACCCCACAG ACCTATGGAGTTCGTGCTACCAGCCAGCAGTGCAGTGAGGCAGGTGACATCTGTGCCATTTGCCAAGCAGAATTCAGGGAACCTTTGATCCTTATGTGCCAG CACGTGTTCTGTGAAGAATGCCTCTGCCTCTGGTTTGACAGGGAGAAGACCTGTCCTCTTTGTCGTTCTGTCACAGTAGAAACCCTGCGTTGCTGGAAGGATGGCACCACCTCTGCTCATTTCCAGGTGTATTAA